A single region of the Silene latifolia isolate original U9 population chromosome 8, ASM4854445v1, whole genome shotgun sequence genome encodes:
- the LOC141596700 gene encoding NAD-dependent malic enzyme 59 kDa isoform, mitochondrial-like: MWRVTRSAASNLRRSRHFSISAAAAAAAIPGPCIVHKRGADILHDPWCNKDTGFPLTERDRLGLRGLLPPRIVSFEQQYDRFMESYRSLERNTQGQPESSVALAKWRILNRLHDRNETLYYRVLIDNVKDFAPIIYTPTVGLVCQNYSGLFRRPRGMYFSAKDKGEMMSMIYNWPAQHVDMIVVTDGSRILGLGDLGVQGIGIPIGKLDVYVAAAGMNPQRVLPVMLDVGTNNHKLLEDRLYLGLRQPRLEGDEYIAIVDEFMEAVHTRWPKAIVQFEDFQMKWAFETLERYRKRCCMFNDDIQGTAGVALAGLLGAVRAQGRPLTDFVKQKIVVVGAGSAGIGVLNMAVWAVTRMAGANGIQDKHQFYLIDKDGLITKERKNLDPAAELFARCPGEHDGLREGADLAEVVRNVKPDVLLGLSGVGGIFNEEVLKAMRESDSPRPAIFAMSNPTLNAECTPADAFKHAGENIVFASGSPFQNVDLGNGKVGHVNQANNMYLFPGIGLGALLSGARLITDDMLQAAAECLASYITDDEIQSGILFPSVASIRDITAEVAAAVLREAALEDLAEGHGEVGPKELKCMSKEESVEYVKRNMWFPVYSPLVHE, encoded by the exons GACACTGGCTTCCCATTGACGGAAAGAGATCGACTTGGCCTTCGTGGTCTCTTGCCACCTCGCATTGTATCGTTTGAGCAGCAATATGACCGTTTCA TGGAGTCATATCGATCATTGGAGAGAAATACTCAGGGTCAACCAGAAAGTTCTGTAGCTTTGGCGAAATGGAGGATCCTGAATAGATTGCACGATAGGAATGAGACATTATACTACAGA GTCCTTATTGATAATGTCAAAGACTTCGCTCCTATTATATATACTCCAACTGTCGGGCTGGTGTGTCAAAATTACTCTGGCTTGTTCAGACGTCCACGTGGAATGTATTTCAGCGCCAAGGATAAAGGAGAGATGATGTCCATGATTTATAATTGGCCAGCTCAACAT GTTGATATGATAGTTGTCACAGATGGTAGCCGCATTCTTGGCTTGGGTGACCTTGGAGTACAAGGAATCGGCATTCCTATCGGAAAGCTTGATGTGTATGTTGCTGCGGCAGGGATGAACCCACAGCGG GTACTACCTGTGATGCTTGATGTTGGTACTAACAACCATAAGCTTCTTGAAGATCGACTGT ATTTGGGACTCAGGCAACCTAGACTTGAAGGTGATGAATATATTGCTATAGTAGATGAGTTTATGGAAGCTGTTCATACACGTTGGCCCAAAGCTATAGTGCAG TTTGAGGACTTCCAAATGAAGTGGGCATTTGAAACGTTGGAAAGATATCGTAAAAGGTGTTGCATGTTTAATGATGACATTCAG GGAACTGCTGGTGTTGCCTTGGCTGGACTGTTAGGTGCTGTCAGAGCACAGGGTCGGCCATTGACTGACTTCGTGAAACAGAAAATAGTTGTGGTTGGAGCTGGCAG TGCAGGGATTGGTGTTCTAAACATGGCAGTTTGGGCTGTTACCAGGATGGCTGGGGCAAATGGCATACAAGACAAACATCAGTTTTACCTGATCGACAAAGAC GGGCTCATTACTAAAGAGAGAAAAAATTTAGATCCAGCTGCTGAATTATTTGCTAGATGTCCTGGAGAACATGATGGGCTCAGGGAGGGAGCAGATCTTGCTGAAGTG GTTAGGAATGTCAAGCCAGATGTGCTTCTCGGTTTATCTGGAGTTGGGGGTATCTTCAATGAAGAG gtaCTTAAAGCTATGCGAGAATCAGACAGCCCTAGACCTGCTATCTTTGCCATGTCAAACCCTACACTGAATG CCGAATGCACTCCCGCTGACGCCTTTAAACATGCTGGAGAAAACATTGTGTTCGCAAGTGGAAGTCCTTTCCAGAATGTTGATCTTG GAAATGGAAAAGTAGGTCATGTGAATCAAGCGAATAACATGTATCTTTTTCCTGG GATTGGGTTGGGAGCTCTGCTATCAGGGGCTCGGTTGATCACTGATGACATGCTGCAAGCAGCTGCAGAATG TCTCGCTTCATACATAACAGATGATGAAATCCAGAGTGGCATTTTGTTTCCTTCAGTTGCCAG CATACGAGATATTACGGCAGAAGTTGCAGCTGCTGTATTGCGAGAAGCTGCCCTTGAAGACCTAGCTGAAGGTCATGGTGAAGTGGGGCCAAAAGAGCTCAAGTGTATGTCAAAG GAGGAGAGTGTGGAATATGTGAAGCGCAACATGTGGTTTCCTGTATATAGCCCTCTTGTTCATGAATGA
- the LOC141596701 gene encoding bifunctional protein FolD 4, chloroplastic translates to MLNAVGIEKDVDGFHPLNIGRLAMRGRDPLFVPCTPKGCIELLHRYGVQIKGKKAVVIGRSNIVGMPAALLLQREDATVTIVHSRTKNPEAITKEADIIISAVGQANMVRGSWIKPGAVIIDVGINPVDDPDSPRGYRLVGDVCYEEAVKVASAITPVPGGVGPMTIAMLLSNTLSSAQRLHNFQ, encoded by the exons TTGGTCGCCTTGCAATGAGAGGCAGAGATCCTTTGTTTGTCCCGTGTACCCCAAAGGGATGCATAGAGTTACTGCATAGATATGGTGTTCAAATAAAGGGAAAGAAGGCAGTTGTGATTGGTCGAAGTAACATCGTGGGGATGCCAGCTGCTCTACTGCTTCAA AGGGAAGATGCTACTGTAACTATTGTTCACTCTAGAACAAAAAATCCTGAAGCCATCACGAAAGAAGCGGACATTATTATCTCGGCTGTTGGACAAGCTAACATGGTTCGGGGTAGCTGGATTAAACCTGGCGCCGTCATCATTGATGTTGGGATCAACCCAGTCGAT GATCCAGACAGCCCTCGAGGATATCGACTAGTTGGGGATGTATGTTACGAGGAGGCTGTTAAGGTTGCTTCTGCTATCACGCCAGTTCCGGGAGGCGTAGGCCCAATGACAATCGCCATGCTTCTTTCAAATACTCTTAGCTCTGCTCAAAGGCTCCACAACTTTCAATGA